Within Pelistega ratti, the genomic segment CGTACAGTTTATTGCCATTATGTCTATTAAGCTCACCCCTCGCCAGAAAGAAGTCCTTAACCTTATCCAAGAGATTATTCATAAAACAGGTATTCCGCCTACACGTGCTGAACTTGCTCAATCACTTGGTTTTAAGTCTCCTAATGCCGCTGAAGACCATATTCGTGCGCTTCACAAAAAAGGGGCTTTACTCCTTAGTCCGGGGGCTTCTCGTGGTATTCGGCTTAATCCTGATTTTTTTGAAAATAATACCGTTCTTAATCAAACGACACCTATTACTGACAAAAGTATCCCTTCTTCCGAAAAATCAACCACGCATCACGCATCTGTTCGTCATACACTAGCCAAAACTGTCAATAAAGTCAGCGATTTTATTAAGGATACTCGCTTAACATTACCAGTTATTGGACGTGTCGCTGCTGGCTATCCTATTGATGCCATTGAACATCAAGAACAAGCTTTACAGCTTGATCCTGCCTTATTTAGCGATCAACCCGATTATCTGCTCAAGGTAAAAGGTGAAAGCATGAAAAATATTGGCATCTTAGATGGTGATTTACTCGCCGTCAAAAAAACAAGTCATGTCCGTAATGGACAGATTGTGATTGCTCGCATTGAAGACGAAGTTACGGTAAAACGTTTTCAACGTTCAGGTAAGGTGATTGAATTACTCCCTGAAAATGAGGATTTTCAACCCATTATTGTTGATGGCTCTCAATCTTTTGCCATTGAGGGAATTGCCGTTGGATTGATTCGTTCTACCGCTTTGCATTAATTATTGGTATCCATGGCTATAAACTCACCCGGCAACTCATATATTGAGCCCCATACTGCTCTGCTCTTTGCTGTACTTTCTTAGCCACATTTAACAACCATCCCTTACTATGATAAGTACCACGTGAATACCCACCCCATCCCTCATGGTAGTTTAGGTATTGATGATAGGCATCCCATTTAGATGTACCATTTACCGATTGTGATTTGTGCATATACCACCCCACAAAATCCACGGCATCCGCAAAATTATCACGGCTTACGAAAGAAAGTTGATTTTCTTTTTTATAGTCTCCCCATACTTCATCTTTTGCTTGAGGATAACCATAGGCTGAGCTCACACGCCCCATCGGAATAATCCCTAAAAAATAATCTTTAGGCGGTTTAGCATCATGCTTAAAACTAGATTCTTGATACAGGATAGACAGTACAATTTGTGGCGGTGCTCCCCATTTATCCCTTGTTTTTTCAAGTGCAATACCCCAATCTGGTTTTTCATTCAAAATATCACACATATTTTCTGGGCTTCTAGGCGGTGTCGTTGAGGCACAGGACACTAAAAAGAGTACACTTAGTAAAGCGATATATTTCTTATTCATCATTTTTGGAACAACACACTATGTAAGACGTATCAACTGCTTAGGTTAATGACAGATGGGAATATCTCTACCCTCGCATTGTATAATAAACTGAATAAAACCATTTGAAAATAGGTGGTATAGGATAATTTGTACATAGATGTAATTTTTGTTCACTTTTTTACAAATACCCTATCACTATCCCATACCAATAATCTGGGTTACAATCAACCCTATTTTAGTCTCCCCCCCATTTCTTGCATTTTATTTTTTGACCAGTACGCTATGCAAAATACAAACCGAGTTTTCTATGCCTTTTATATTAGTTTTTTACTCTTAATTAGTGTAGGATTTTTATATCTACTTTACCCCTTTTTCTCTGCTATTTTTTGGGGGATTATTTTTGCGATACTCTTTCAGCCTATTTATCGTAAGATACTAAAAAAAATGCCTAAACGACATAATCTCGCCGCATTACTCACGTTATTACTAACCTTTCTTATCGCTATTATACCGCTCAGTTTAATTACAACCGCCCTCACCAAAGAAGTGCTTGATTTATATAACAGAGTACAATCTGGTGAGCTTAATCTTGGGGTTTATGCGGATCATATTTTTGACAACTTACCTGTTTTTGCCAAAGAAATCCTTGAGCGTTATCAAATTAACGATATGTTTAGCTTACGTGAAAAATTAATGGTGTTTTTCAATAATGCTAGCCGTCTTTTAGCCAATGAGTTTGTTCAGCTCAGTCAAAATACCTTCTCATTCTTAATCACCATGGGTGTGATGATTTATTTACTCTTTTTCCTTATTCGAGATGGTTCTCTTATTAATCGACAGGTTCATCGCCTTATTCCATTAAGTAATGCACACAAATTACATCTCTTTGATAAATTTATCACGGTAATTCGAGCAACGGTAAAAGGCAATTTCCTTGTAGCTATTGTACAAGGAGCATTAGGTGGTGCTATATTTGCCTTTTTAGGGATTAAGGGTGCTTTACTCTGGGGGGTTATTATGGCTTTCCTATCCCTATTACCTGCTGTGGGTGCTGCTATTATTTGGTTTCCCGTGGCGGTTTATTTCCTTGTTACTGGGGCTTATTGGGAAGGCGGTATTCTGATTGCATATGGGGTATGCGTCATTGGTCTTGCCGATAATATACTTCGTCCTATTTTAGTAGGGAAAGACACTAAACTGCCTGATTATCTTATTCTTATTTCAACGCTAGGGGGGATTTCAGTCTTCGGGATTAATGGTTTTGTTATTGGGCCTTTGTTAGCCGCATTATTTTTAGCGTTTTGGGATGAATTACCCAATGCTACGGCTTTATTAAATGACATAGAGACACAGACCACACAACCACCAGAGATTGATTTGTCTAAAGCTAGTGATAAACAATCATAAGCATTACATGATTTATCTCTCCGTTTTACCTTGCTATAGATAGTAAGGTAATTTGGGGGGATAATGTATCTTATAAAAAGTTGCTTTACTACAACACTCTATATGATTTATTAAGCGTTCCACAAAAAATCACTTGCTGAATACTTAAAAAATCGGCATAATTATATTTCTTTCAGCGAGCGTGGCGGAATTGGTAGACGCACTGGATTTAGGTTCCAGCGCCGAGAGGTGTAAGAGTTCGAGTCTCTTCGCTCGCACCAGTATTAAGGGTCTTGGTTACGTACCAAGACCTTTTTGCTATGGTTTTCTTATTTCGTTTCATACCTATATTGGCTGATATGTTGATTCGACACGCTATCCTCCCCCCTCTTATTCGTATTGTTTTATTCGGTCTTTTTGGTTTTGCCGTAACACGGTTAAATCTGTATCTGAGTTATCCCGATTATTTTAATGTTTTAAATACAAATGAAGTAGCAATTGCTTTTCTCAAGGGGATTCAGTTTGATATTGCCACTCTAGCCACAACATGTCTGCTTTTCTTTATTCTTTTACTACTCCCCTTTAAAGCCATTCAAAAAAACCGTATTCGTCTGCTAGCTAGTTATGCTATTGGCATCATTCTTTTTATTCTTTTTGCTTATTCCTTAATTGATACCAGTTACTTTGGCGAAGTCAAACGACATATTGGCTCTGAAATTCTGAATATTAGCCATGATATTGGGGCTATTTCAGGTATTGCTTTTAGCTCTCGATTAGGGGATACAATAAGGGGGGTATTTATTCTCCTAGGTCTTTGGCTAATTTGGTCATTTTTTGTGATAAAGCCTATCAAGCAATCCACTGCCTATCTACCCTCTTCCCTTATTATTCGTCTTATCTGCTTTTTACTAGGGGCTGCTTTTTTAGTCTTTGCCATTCGAGGTTTTATCCCTAAAGGACGACCACTAAATATTGCTGATGCTTTTACACAAAATGGTAAGCTTCAACAAGCCAATCTTATTTTAAATCCAACTTATCTCACCTTTAGAGAAAGCCAAAAACGTCTTCATCAAACACCTTTAAAGTTAGTAGATAAAGAAACACTTTCTACCTTTAAACATAACAACCCACAATTTTTTACATGGCAAAATCCTCAGGCTATTCCATCAAAGAAAAATATTGTCTTTATTCTGCTAGAAAGCTGGACATATAAATATATTGATAGCCTTAGCGGTTCTCACTATCAAGCAACACCTTTCTTTGATAGTTTGGTCAAACAATCACAGGTTTGGGACAATTACTATGCGGCAGGACAACGTAGCATCATTGGTATCCAATCCGTTCTCTCTTCTATTCCAGCACTCCCCAATGAACCGACTATTGGTTTTGGTTTAGAAATAAAGCAAATGAGCCGTATCGCCGATATCGCCAACCAGTATAATTACCGTACTATTATGATGCAAACCTCTAACCGCCGTTCATTCCAAATGGAAAATATTGCTAAGGCACAAGGGTTTAGTGAATATTACGGTAAAGAAGATATACCTATTATCCGAGACTACCCTCAAGAACCACCCCACTTTGGTTGGGACTACGATAGTTTACAGTTCTTAGCGAACCAATTAATTAATGGGAAAGGACAACAGCCCTTTTTTACTTTTTTCTTTTCTGGTACAACACACGAGCCTTTTCCTCGTTTACCAGCTGAATTTGAAATCTACCCGCATCACCAACGTCAGGAATCTGGCTATCTCAATGCCTTACGGTATAGTGATTGGTCTTTACAACAATTCTTTAACCGTATAGAAAATGAACCTTGGTTTAAAGATACTATTTTTATTTTTAGTGCGGATCATACCCTTAATTTACTCAAAGATAATCCTTCTTGCGCTTCTAACGACAAGCAATGTGAAGCCGCTACGGCAATATCTAATGAGGACTTTCATATTCCTTTACTGATTTATACACCTGATGGTTCTTTAGCGCCTGTACGTCATTCTTCGCTTGCTTCTCAGTATGATTTACTACCAACAATGGTTGATCTACTTGGTTTTAAAGAAAAAATCCATACTTTTGGGCATTCATTATTTGATACGCAACAAAAAGACTTTGTTTATCTCTTTCAAAATGATTTATTAGGGATGAGCACCGCTAATCAATGGTTATTTTTTAATGAAAAGGGTATCCAAGCACAAAGTGGTGCACTTGATGAAAACACTTTAGAGCATCTTCATCGTTTAAAATTAAAATTACAATATGCTGATGAATTAATTCGTCACAATAAATGGGCAGATTAATATGAATCCTTTACTTAATCAATTAAAACCTTATCCTTTTGAGCGTTTACGTCAGCTCCTTGCTGATGCTAAGCCTACCCATCAATATGAACAGCCTATTAATCTTTCTATTGGTGAACCTAAACACGCTACCCCTCCTATTATCAAAGAGGCGATTATGGCTAATTTAAACGGATTAGCCAGTTATCCCGCTACAAAAGGTAGCTTAGCATTACGCACCACCATTGCTCAATGGATTGCTCGCCGTTATGATATTGATACACCTAATCCAGACACACAAGTGCTACCCTGTTTAGGCTCAAGAGAAGCATTATTTTCTTTTATTCAAACCCTATTAACAGGGGAACAAGATAGTATTGTTGTTTGCCCTAATCCTTTTTATCAAATTTATGAAGGCGCTAGCTATTTAGGTGGTGCTACCCCCTATTTTGTGAATGCTAGCCTTGATCACCCCTTTACCCACGAGTGGGAAAGCATTCCTGAATCAGTCTGGCAAAAAACACAATTATTAATTGTCTGCTCTCCCGATAATCCAACAGGTCGAGTGGTATCCCTAGCAGAGTGGCAATATTTATTTGAACTC encodes:
- a CDS encoding LTA synthase family protein, which gives rise to MLIRHAILPPLIRIVLFGLFGFAVTRLNLYLSYPDYFNVLNTNEVAIAFLKGIQFDIATLATTCLLFFILLLLPFKAIQKNRIRLLASYAIGIILFILFAYSLIDTSYFGEVKRHIGSEILNISHDIGAISGIAFSSRLGDTIRGVFILLGLWLIWSFFVIKPIKQSTAYLPSSLIIRLICFLLGAAFLVFAIRGFIPKGRPLNIADAFTQNGKLQQANLILNPTYLTFRESQKRLHQTPLKLVDKETLSTFKHNNPQFFTWQNPQAIPSKKNIVFILLESWTYKYIDSLSGSHYQATPFFDSLVKQSQVWDNYYAAGQRSIIGIQSVLSSIPALPNEPTIGFGLEIKQMSRIADIANQYNYRTIMMQTSNRRSFQMENIAKAQGFSEYYGKEDIPIIRDYPQEPPHFGWDYDSLQFLANQLINGKGQQPFFTFFFSGTTHEPFPRLPAEFEIYPHHQRQESGYLNALRYSDWSLQQFFNRIENEPWFKDTIFIFSADHTLNLLKDNPSCASNDKQCEAATAISNEDFHIPLLIYTPDGSLAPVRHSSLASQYDLLPTMVDLLGFKEKIHTFGHSLFDTQQKDFVYLFQNDLLGMSTANQWLFFNEKGIQAQSGALDENTLEHLHRLKLKLQYADELIRHNKWAD
- a CDS encoding AI-2E family transporter; amino-acid sequence: MQNTNRVFYAFYISFLLLISVGFLYLLYPFFSAIFWGIIFAILFQPIYRKILKKMPKRHNLAALLTLLLTFLIAIIPLSLITTALTKEVLDLYNRVQSGELNLGVYADHIFDNLPVFAKEILERYQINDMFSLREKLMVFFNNASRLLANEFVQLSQNTFSFLITMGVMIYLLFFLIRDGSLINRQVHRLIPLSNAHKLHLFDKFITVIRATVKGNFLVAIVQGALGGAIFAFLGIKGALLWGVIMAFLSLLPAVGAAIIWFPVAVYFLVTGAYWEGGILIAYGVCVIGLADNILRPILVGKDTKLPDYLILISTLGGISVFGINGFVIGPLLAALFLAFWDELPNATALLNDIETQTTQPPEIDLSKASDKQS
- the lexA gene encoding transcriptional repressor LexA, which encodes MSIKLTPRQKEVLNLIQEIIHKTGIPPTRAELAQSLGFKSPNAAEDHIRALHKKGALLLSPGASRGIRLNPDFFENNTVLNQTTPITDKSIPSSEKSTTHHASVRHTLAKTVNKVSDFIKDTRLTLPVIGRVAAGYPIDAIEHQEQALQLDPALFSDQPDYLLKVKGESMKNIGILDGDLLAVKKTSHVRNGQIVIARIEDEVTVKRFQRSGKVIELLPENEDFQPIIVDGSQSFAIEGIAVGLIRSTALH